From Serinicoccus profundi, the proteins below share one genomic window:
- a CDS encoding CGNR zinc finger domain-containing protein, whose product MQFTHDTVEALQGAAGLVNTRTGAGSGSDHLTPERAAQARAEGVDTLTTVADLEAFVRHWRWSGTPDRRFAEVQRVRLVRPRLAQLWELDEAGVVDLVNVLLAEERAVPRLVDHDGWGWHLHATDDDAPFATRMVVEAAMAMVDVVRAGELGRLRRCEADGCEGVLVDLSRNRSKRFCSTSCGNRVAAAAYRERQSQQEV is encoded by the coding sequence TTGCAGTTCACTCATGACACGGTCGAGGCGCTGCAGGGTGCGGCGGGGCTCGTCAACACCCGCACGGGGGCCGGGAGCGGGAGCGATCACCTGACGCCGGAGCGAGCGGCGCAGGCTCGTGCGGAGGGGGTCGACACCCTGACGACCGTGGCGGATCTCGAGGCCTTCGTGCGGCACTGGCGGTGGTCGGGCACGCCCGACCGGCGCTTCGCCGAGGTCCAGCGGGTGCGGCTCGTGCGGCCCCGCCTGGCCCAGCTGTGGGAGCTCGACGAGGCCGGGGTCGTCGATCTCGTCAACGTCCTGCTGGCCGAGGAGCGCGCCGTCCCCCGCCTGGTCGACCACGACGGGTGGGGGTGGCACCTGCACGCGACCGACGACGACGCACCCTTCGCGACCAGGATGGTGGTGGAGGCCGCGATGGCGATGGTCGACGTGGTCAGGGCCGGCGAGCTCGGGCGGTTGCGGCGCTGCGAGGCCGACGGGTGCGAAGGTGTCCTCGTGGACCTCTCCCGCAACCGCTCGAAGCGTTTCTGCAGCACGTCCTGCGGCAACCGGGTCGCGGCGGCCGCCTATCGTGAGCGCCAGTCCCAGCAGGAGGTATGA
- a CDS encoding EamA family transporter, protein MTATQTTVNPRPAGMPGRHPRARVLLLGLAVAMLSASMFGTAGAVGKSLLLQGWTPGAAVTARVALGALVLAAPAAVAMRGRWHLLRRPVTWIHTGLFGLVAVAGCQLFYFLAVERLSVGVALMLEYLGPILVVGWLWARRGQRPRPLTIGGVALAVVGLLLVLDVLGEVQLSAAGVMWGLLAAVGLAVFFVIGADDASGLPPTAFAAMGMTIGAVALALAGLLGVVPMAVSTSDVLLAGVDAPWWVPVLWLGLVAAAGAYLTGIVAARMLGAKVSSFVGLAEVMFAVLFAWLLLGEMPAAIQLLGGVLIVAGVAAIKADERDDELPAATYEVEPLPEVDARSTLSRDVI, encoded by the coding sequence ATGACCGCGACCCAGACCACCGTGAACCCCCGACCGGCCGGTATGCCGGGTCGGCACCCCCGCGCGCGGGTCCTGCTGCTCGGCCTGGCGGTGGCCATGCTGTCCGCCTCGATGTTCGGCACCGCCGGAGCCGTGGGCAAGAGCCTGCTGCTCCAGGGGTGGACTCCCGGCGCCGCCGTGACCGCACGGGTCGCCCTCGGCGCGCTCGTCCTCGCCGCGCCCGCCGCCGTCGCGATGCGCGGCCGGTGGCACCTCCTGCGCCGACCCGTCACCTGGATCCACACCGGCCTCTTCGGCCTGGTCGCGGTGGCCGGATGCCAGCTGTTCTACTTCCTCGCCGTCGAGCGGCTCTCGGTCGGCGTGGCCCTCATGCTGGAGTACCTCGGGCCGATCCTCGTCGTCGGCTGGCTGTGGGCACGGCGCGGTCAGCGCCCGCGCCCGCTGACGATCGGTGGGGTCGCGCTGGCCGTGGTCGGCCTGCTGCTCGTCCTCGACGTCCTCGGTGAGGTCCAGCTGAGCGCCGCCGGAGTCATGTGGGGCCTGCTCGCTGCCGTGGGCCTGGCCGTCTTTTTCGTCATCGGCGCGGACGACGCGAGCGGGCTCCCGCCGACCGCCTTCGCCGCGATGGGTATGACGATCGGCGCCGTCGCCCTGGCGCTCGCCGGGCTCCTCGGCGTGGTGCCGATGGCCGTCAGCACGAGCGACGTGCTGCTCGCCGGGGTCGACGCACCGTGGTGGGTCCCGGTGCTGTGGCTCGGCCTGGTCGCGGCCGCGGGGGCATACCTCACCGGCATCGTGGCCGCCCGGATGCTCGGCGCCAAGGTCTCGTCCTTCGTGGGGCTGGCCGAGGTGATGTTCGCCGTGCTCTTCGCCTGGCTCCTGCTCGGCGAGATGCCGGCCGCGATCCAGCTGCTCGGCGGCGTGCTCATCGTGGCCGGGGTGGCCGCGATCAAGGCCGACGAGCGCGACGACGAGCTGCCGGCCGCCACCTACGAGGTCGAGCCGCTGCCCGAGGTGGACGCGCGGTCAACTCTCAGCCGCGATGTCATCTGA
- a CDS encoding S10 family peptidase, with product MSDEASTGTSTVDTSGGDTGGAAKRPEPRDQLVETQHTIGTSDGDLTYTATTGRIVIREEEVKDDVFQGWTARGELAVTAYTLTDEDGAPDRDRPITFVFNGGPGSSSVWLHLGVLGPRIADAGEPNDPTPPPYALKDNPETLLRASDLVFIDPMSTGWSRAVEGGKAKDFHGWKKDVEQVAELIRLWCTREDRWMSPKFLAGESYGTTRAVSVAEHLFTSFGLQLNGLVLISSVLDFGTQDFRYLRFDEACLSYVPTYAAIAHYHGKHEGRELAEVLGEAEEFAAGTYRWALARGNRLTEDERADVVTRLARLTGLSEDYVRRCDLRPEHWRFCTELLRDQGETVGRIDGRIRGVLHSGIAEGMDADPSIDAIMGPYAAAIHHYLRSELRSELDLPYAVFSDAIEHWSYKEFEAKPINVVDKLERVMRANPHLRVRFEYGYYDLATPYSAAEDTVAHLRLPDAALDRIEHAWFETGHMPYVGESSRVEEAEGITDFVRRASAR from the coding sequence ATGAGCGATGAGGCTTCGACAGGCACGAGCACGGTCGACACCAGCGGCGGCGACACCGGCGGCGCGGCCAAGCGCCCGGAGCCGCGCGACCAGCTGGTCGAGACCCAGCACACCATCGGCACCAGCGACGGTGACCTGACCTACACCGCCACGACGGGGCGGATCGTCATCCGGGAGGAAGAGGTCAAGGACGACGTCTTCCAGGGGTGGACGGCCCGCGGCGAGCTGGCGGTCACGGCATACACCCTGACCGACGAGGACGGCGCGCCCGACCGCGACCGGCCCATCACCTTCGTCTTCAACGGTGGCCCGGGGTCGAGCTCGGTCTGGCTGCACCTGGGCGTGCTCGGGCCACGGATCGCGGACGCGGGCGAGCCCAACGACCCCACGCCGCCGCCGTACGCGCTCAAGGACAACCCGGAGACGCTGCTGCGGGCCTCCGACCTGGTCTTCATCGACCCGATGTCGACCGGGTGGTCGCGGGCGGTCGAGGGCGGCAAGGCCAAGGACTTCCACGGGTGGAAGAAGGACGTCGAGCAGGTCGCCGAGCTCATCCGGCTCTGGTGCACCCGCGAGGACCGGTGGATGAGCCCGAAGTTCCTTGCCGGGGAGTCCTACGGCACGACGCGCGCGGTGTCGGTCGCCGAGCACCTCTTCACGAGCTTCGGGCTGCAGCTCAACGGGCTCGTCCTGATCTCCAGCGTGCTCGACTTCGGCACCCAGGACTTCCGCTACCTGCGCTTCGACGAGGCGTGCCTGTCCTACGTGCCGACGTATGCCGCCATCGCGCACTACCACGGCAAGCACGAGGGTCGGGAGCTCGCCGAGGTGCTCGGGGAGGCCGAGGAGTTCGCCGCGGGCACCTACCGCTGGGCGCTGGCGCGCGGCAACCGGCTCACCGAGGACGAGCGCGCCGACGTGGTGACCCGGCTGGCGCGGCTGACCGGTCTGTCGGAGGACTACGTCCGCCGCTGCGACCTGCGGCCGGAGCACTGGCGCTTCTGCACCGAGCTGCTGCGTGATCAGGGCGAGACGGTCGGGCGGATCGACGGGCGCATCCGTGGGGTCCTGCACTCCGGCATCGCCGAGGGCATGGACGCCGACCCGAGCATCGACGCGATCATGGGCCCGTATGCCGCGGCGATCCACCACTACCTGCGGTCCGAGCTGAGATCCGAGCTGGACCTGCCCTACGCCGTGTTCTCCGACGCCATCGAGCACTGGTCCTACAAGGAGTTCGAGGCCAAGCCCATCAACGTCGTCGACAAGCTCGAGCGGGTCATGCGCGCCAACCCGCACCTGCGGGTGCGCTTCGAGTACGGCTACTACGACCTGGCCACGCCCTACTCCGCCGCCGAGGACACCGTCGCGCACCTGCGGCTGCCCGACGCCGCGCTCGACCGCATCGAGCACGCGTGGTTCGAGACCGGGCACATGCCCTACGTCGGGGAGTCCTCGCGGGTCGAGGAGGCCGAGGGCATCACCGACTTCGTGCGGCGCGCGAGCGCGCGTTGA
- the ykgO gene encoding type B 50S ribosomal protein L36: MKVRKSLRSLRQAPGSQVVRRRGTLYVINKQNPRFKARQG, from the coding sequence ATGAAGGTGCGCAAGTCCCTGCGCTCGCTCAGGCAAGCCCCGGGTAGCCAGGTCGTCCGGCGCCGCGGCACGCTCTACGTCATCAACAAGCAGAACCCGCGCTTCAAGGCGCGGCAGGGATGA
- the rpmF gene encoding 50S ribosomal protein L32, whose protein sequence is MAVPKRRMSRSNTRHRRSQWKAAPADLVPVTVDGQVVQVPRRLARAAQRGLAVSR, encoded by the coding sequence ATGGCCGTTCCCAAGCGCAGGATGTCGCGCTCCAACACCCGGCACCGCCGGTCCCAGTGGAAGGCGGCCCCGGCCGACCTCGTGCCGGTGACCGTCGACGGTCAGGTCGTCCAGGTGCCGCGGCGGCTCGCGCGGGCCGCCCAGCGCGGTCTGGCGGTGAGCCGATGA
- a CDS encoding GTP-binding protein, whose product MSTIPVHLVTGIHPEAMAATTVGLQWDLPDAVVVEHRIDPDRQRLVRIVSDRTGKLEEEVVDLEHACVSCAIREDMVPTLDRLGQLGRWSDVVAHLAAGAEASQVCRVAGYAAESWSFHVASVVATFEGAGLGDVLLGDELLADTDVPTLPSEDRGLAEVAVPILEYADLVVVRGSRDPVGHDAVRALARPGALVLRDGSEIDARILQQGVHHHGSTEAWVSDVRRGPVPTPQTEQVWTMELTADRPMHPRRLEQRFEDLGVGSHRARGCLWVATRPGDVIGWDGAGGQHRLGAVATWSAATGPMSRVFVTGRHDDDRRASIRGAFRDCLLNDTELTRLGSLWEQHQDGLEPWLGPIRGAA is encoded by the coding sequence GTGAGCACCATCCCCGTCCACCTGGTCACCGGTATCCACCCCGAGGCGATGGCCGCGACCACCGTCGGTCTGCAGTGGGACCTGCCCGATGCGGTCGTCGTCGAGCACCGCATCGACCCCGACCGCCAGCGCCTGGTCCGGATCGTCAGCGACCGCACCGGCAAGCTGGAGGAGGAGGTCGTCGACCTCGAGCACGCGTGCGTCAGCTGCGCCATCCGTGAGGACATGGTGCCCACCCTCGACCGGCTCGGGCAGCTCGGCCGGTGGTCCGACGTCGTGGCCCACCTCGCGGCCGGCGCGGAGGCCTCGCAGGTCTGCCGCGTCGCCGGGTATGCCGCCGAGTCGTGGTCCTTCCACGTCGCCTCGGTGGTCGCGACCTTCGAGGGCGCCGGGCTGGGTGATGTGCTCCTCGGCGACGAGCTCCTGGCCGACACCGACGTGCCGACCCTGCCGTCGGAGGACCGCGGGCTCGCCGAGGTCGCCGTGCCGATCCTGGAGTATGCCGATCTCGTCGTCGTGCGCGGCAGCCGCGACCCGGTGGGGCACGACGCCGTCCGTGCCCTGGCCAGGCCCGGCGCCCTCGTGCTCCGGGACGGCAGCGAGATCGACGCCCGCATCCTGCAGCAGGGGGTCCACCACCACGGTTCCACCGAGGCGTGGGTCAGCGACGTGCGGCGCGGTCCGGTCCCGACCCCGCAGACCGAGCAGGTGTGGACCATGGAGCTGACCGCCGACCGACCCATGCACCCTCGCCGGCTCGAGCAGCGTTTCGAGGATCTCGGCGTTGGCTCCCACCGCGCGCGCGGCTGCCTGTGGGTGGCCACGCGCCCGGGCGACGTCATCGGCTGGGACGGCGCCGGCGGTCAGCACCGCCTCGGCGCGGTCGCCACGTGGAGCGCGGCCACCGGGCCGATGTCGCGCGTCTTCGTCACGGGGCGTCACGACGACGACCGGCGCGCGTCGATCCGTGGGGCGTTCCGCGACTGCCTGCTTAACGACACCGAGCTCACCCGTCTCGGCAGCCTGTGGGAGCAGCACCAGGACGGCCTCGAGCCGTGGCTCGGGCCCATCCGCGGCGCCGCCTGA
- the rpmB gene encoding 50S ribosomal protein L28 yields MSRTCQVTGARPGFGHAISHSHRRTKRRFDVNIQRKRYWVPSLGRHVTLTLSAKGIKTIDRCGIDAVVAEMLARGERF; encoded by the coding sequence ATGTCCCGCACCTGCCAGGTGACCGGAGCCCGGCCAGGCTTCGGCCACGCCATCTCGCACTCGCACCGGCGCACGAAGCGCCGCTTCGACGTCAACATCCAGCGCAAGCGCTACTGGGTGCCCAGCCTCGGCCGCCACGTGACGCTGACGCTCAGCGCCAAGGGCATCAAGACCATCGACCGCTGCGGGATCGACGCGGTCGTGGCGGAGATGCTGGCCCGGGGAGAGCGGTTCTGA
- the rpmG gene encoding 50S ribosomal protein L33: protein MAGKSKDIRPKVTLRSTAGTGTTYITEKNRRNSPDRLVMRKYDKAIRQHVEFKESR from the coding sequence ATGGCCGGGAAGAGCAAGGACATCCGCCCCAAGGTCACCCTGCGGTCCACCGCAGGGACGGGCACGACCTACATCACCGAGAAGAACCGGCGCAACTCCCCCGACCGTCTGGTGATGCGCAAGTACGACAAGGCGATCCGCCAGCACGTCGAGTTCAAGGAGTCACGCTGA
- the rpsN gene encoding 30S ribosomal protein S14, whose amino-acid sequence MAKKSKIAAQRRREQVVARYAERRAELKELLRVGSPQERAQAQRDLQRLPRDASPTRLRHRDAVDGRPRGYIGKVGLSRVRFRALAHRGELPGITKSSW is encoded by the coding sequence ATGGCCAAGAAGAGCAAGATCGCGGCGCAGCGCCGCCGGGAGCAGGTCGTCGCGCGGTATGCCGAGCGACGGGCCGAGCTCAAGGAGCTCCTCCGGGTCGGCTCTCCGCAGGAGCGCGCCCAGGCCCAGCGCGACCTGCAGCGGCTGCCTCGCGATGCCAGCCCCACCCGCCTGCGGCACCGCGACGCCGTGGACGGACGCCCACGGGGTTACATCGGCAAGGTCGGGCTGTCCCGTGTGCGTTTCCGGGCCCTGGCCCACCGCGGCGAGCTGCCCGGCATCACGAAGTCCAGCTGGTAG
- a CDS encoding M3 family metallopeptidase, giving the protein MTNPLLSPSVLPFSLPDYATLTDAHVREAMETGMAEQLSALRMLAEDTEPATVANVLHAWETSGATLDRTLSAFWVAKSADTNDERDAIMAEFAPRLAAHSDTIMLDTGLYARLTALRERADAGEVELDEQDEFVLDERLRAYERGGITLDEPGQARLRELNGELATLSTEFDRLLVTGRAAAAVHVTDEAELAGLGEDDKAGLRGAAEAKGLDGWLITLTNTTGQPILDSLEHRGLRERVYRASVDRGLGRDGAGAEHDTREILVRIARLRAERASLLGYEHHASYVHQVGCARTTDAVNDLLGRLAPGAVQIAQREVDALGELLHTLEPGATLEGWDWQFLASRSAGESFDTGQLTPYLEFERVLHDGVFAAATALYGITFHEREELVGYTQEARVFEVREEDGSALGLVVLDPYTRPTKKGGAWMTSIVDQSHLLGDLPVVTNTCNVPPPAPGSPSLMTWTNVVTLFHEFGHDLHGLLSDVRYPSRAGTSVPRDFVEFPSQVNEIWAWEPALLARYARHHGTGEPVPAEWIDQLVDSRTETGYHTLELLKAMILDQAWHQTPLTELPQDGSGVEAFEAAALEAAGVAFPLIPPRYRSAYFHHIFGGGYSAGYYSYLWSEVMDADTVAWFREQGDEDNPGGMTRSAGDTFRRELLGRGGSIEALETYRRFRGRDPEVAPLLERLGLTG; this is encoded by the coding sequence ATGACGAACCCGCTCCTGTCGCCCTCCGTCCTGCCCTTCTCCCTGCCCGACTACGCCACGTTGACGGATGCTCACGTCCGCGAGGCGATGGAGACCGGGATGGCTGAGCAGCTCTCCGCCCTGCGGATGCTGGCCGAGGACACCGAGCCCGCGACGGTGGCCAACGTCCTGCACGCCTGGGAGACCTCCGGCGCGACCCTCGACCGGACGCTGTCGGCGTTCTGGGTGGCCAAGTCGGCGGACACCAACGACGAGCGGGACGCGATCATGGCCGAGTTCGCGCCGCGGCTGGCCGCGCACAGCGACACGATCATGCTCGACACCGGCCTCTACGCCCGCCTCACCGCCCTGCGCGAGCGGGCGGACGCCGGCGAGGTGGAGCTGGACGAGCAGGACGAGTTCGTCCTCGACGAGCGGCTCCGGGCCTACGAGCGCGGCGGCATCACCCTCGACGAGCCCGGGCAGGCCCGCCTGCGCGAGCTCAACGGCGAGCTGGCCACCCTCTCCACGGAGTTCGACCGGCTGCTCGTCACCGGGCGGGCCGCGGCCGCGGTGCACGTCACCGACGAGGCCGAGCTGGCCGGGCTGGGCGAGGACGACAAGGCCGGTCTGCGTGGCGCCGCCGAGGCCAAGGGCCTGGACGGCTGGCTCATCACCCTCACCAACACGACCGGTCAGCCGATCCTCGACAGCCTGGAGCACCGCGGCCTGCGCGAGCGCGTCTACCGCGCGTCGGTCGACCGTGGCCTCGGCAGGGACGGCGCAGGGGCCGAGCACGACACCCGCGAGATCCTCGTGCGCATCGCCCGGCTGCGCGCCGAGCGTGCCTCGCTGCTGGGCTACGAGCACCACGCCTCCTACGTGCACCAGGTCGGGTGCGCCCGGACCACAGACGCGGTCAACGACCTCCTCGGCCGGCTCGCCCCCGGAGCCGTGCAGATCGCGCAGCGGGAGGTCGACGCGCTGGGCGAGCTGCTGCATACCCTCGAGCCGGGCGCGACCCTGGAGGGGTGGGACTGGCAGTTCCTCGCCTCCCGCAGCGCCGGCGAGAGCTTCGACACCGGTCAGCTGACGCCCTACCTCGAGTTCGAGCGGGTGCTGCACGACGGCGTCTTCGCCGCGGCCACGGCGCTCTACGGCATCACCTTCCACGAGCGCGAGGAGCTCGTGGGCTACACCCAGGAGGCGCGGGTCTTCGAGGTGCGCGAGGAGGACGGCTCGGCCCTCGGCCTCGTCGTCCTCGACCCCTACACCCGCCCGACCAAGAAGGGCGGGGCGTGGATGACGAGCATCGTCGACCAGTCGCACCTGCTCGGCGACCTGCCGGTGGTGACCAACACCTGCAACGTGCCGCCGCCCGCGCCCGGCTCCCCCAGCCTCATGACGTGGACCAACGTCGTCACCCTCTTCCACGAGTTCGGCCACGACCTGCACGGCCTGCTCTCCGACGTGCGCTACCCCTCGCGGGCGGGCACGTCGGTGCCCCGCGACTTCGTCGAGTTCCCCAGCCAGGTCAACGAGATCTGGGCCTGGGAGCCCGCCCTGCTGGCGCGGTATGCCCGTCACCACGGGACGGGTGAGCCGGTGCCCGCGGAGTGGATCGACCAGCTCGTCGACAGCCGCACCGAGACGGGATACCACACGCTCGAGCTGCTCAAGGCGATGATCCTGGACCAGGCCTGGCACCAGACCCCGCTGACCGAGCTCCCCCAGGACGGCTCGGGCGTCGAGGCCTTCGAGGCGGCCGCGCTGGAGGCGGCCGGGGTCGCCTTCCCGCTCATCCCGCCGCGCTACCGCAGCGCCTACTTCCACCACATCTTCGGCGGCGGCTACTCGGCCGGCTACTACTCCTACCTCTGGTCGGAGGTCATGGACGCCGACACGGTCGCGTGGTTCCGCGAGCAGGGCGATGAGGACAACCCCGGCGGTATGACCCGCTCGGCCGGCGACACCTTCCGCCGCGAGCTGCTCGGCCGGGGCGGCTCGATCGAGGCCCTGGAGACCTACCGGCGCTTCCGCGGCCGCGACCCCGAGGTCGCCCCGCTGCTCGAGCGCCTCGGCCTCACCGGCTGA
- a CDS encoding tripartite tricarboxylate transporter permease: protein MEQLGLLADGFAGVFTPMNLLWVVIGCLLGTAVGVLPGLGSSMAVALLLPMTFALDPTAAFILFAGVYFGGLFGDSTMAILLNTPGQASAIASTFEGHRMAKDGRAPQALATAAIGAFIGGMVASILVVFIAPALVELSAAFGPEEFFALALFAFIATSSVVSDNIAKGLASLVLGIGITLVGIDGISGMERFTLGATQLFDGISLVTVTVGILALGEVFYVASRARHEREDLGVRATGRPFLSRAELKEAAPAWARGTVIGLPFGVIPAGGAEVPTFLAYEAERRLDARSAKPKFGTGAIRGLAAPEAAGNATTGMAMGSLLALGLPVSATAAIMLVAFRQYGMQPGPLLFERNADLVWALLASFFLAMIVLLAINMPFARLWSKLLLIPKPQLYAGIAVFCGLGTYATSGAVFDLLLLLGIGVLGFFMRRFDYPLAPLMIGMVLGPLAEGSLRDALLASVGDPRILVSSPITIVIYALLVVVVGLAVRNAVRKRARSRA from the coding sequence ATGGAGCAGCTCGGACTCCTCGCCGACGGCTTCGCCGGCGTGTTCACCCCGATGAACCTCCTGTGGGTCGTCATCGGCTGCCTGCTCGGCACGGCCGTGGGCGTCCTGCCGGGGCTCGGCTCGTCGATGGCGGTCGCGCTGCTGCTCCCGATGACCTTCGCCCTCGACCCGACCGCCGCCTTCATCCTCTTCGCGGGCGTCTACTTCGGCGGGCTCTTCGGCGACTCGACCATGGCGATCCTGCTCAACACCCCTGGTCAGGCCTCGGCCATCGCCTCGACCTTCGAGGGGCACCGGATGGCCAAGGACGGCCGCGCCCCGCAGGCGCTGGCCACGGCAGCCATCGGGGCCTTCATCGGTGGCATGGTGGCCTCGATCCTCGTGGTGTTCATCGCGCCCGCGCTCGTGGAGCTGTCCGCGGCATTCGGCCCGGAGGAGTTCTTCGCGCTCGCCCTCTTCGCCTTCATCGCCACCAGCTCGGTGGTGTCGGACAACATCGCCAAGGGGCTGGCCTCCCTCGTCCTCGGGATCGGGATCACCCTCGTGGGGATCGACGGCATCTCCGGCATGGAGCGCTTCACCCTCGGCGCTACCCAGCTCTTCGACGGCATCTCCCTGGTCACCGTGACGGTCGGCATCCTCGCGCTGGGCGAGGTGTTCTACGTCGCCTCCCGCGCACGGCACGAGCGTGAGGACCTCGGCGTCCGGGCCACCGGGCGCCCCTTCCTCAGCAGGGCCGAGCTCAAGGAGGCCGCCCCGGCGTGGGCCCGCGGCACCGTCATCGGGCTGCCGTTCGGCGTCATCCCCGCCGGTGGGGCGGAGGTGCCGACGTTCCTGGCCTACGAGGCGGAGCGCCGGCTCGACGCCCGCTCCGCGAAGCCGAAGTTCGGCACGGGGGCGATCCGGGGTCTCGCGGCGCCGGAGGCTGCGGGCAACGCGACGACCGGCATGGCGATGGGCTCGCTGCTGGCGCTGGGTCTGCCGGTGTCCGCGACCGCCGCCATCATGCTCGTCGCCTTCCGGCAGTACGGCATGCAGCCCGGTCCGCTGCTCTTCGAGCGCAACGCCGACCTGGTGTGGGCGCTGCTGGCGAGCTTCTTCCTGGCGATGATCGTCCTGCTGGCCATCAACATGCCGTTCGCGCGGCTCTGGTCCAAGCTGCTGCTCATCCCCAAGCCGCAGCTCTACGCCGGCATCGCGGTCTTCTGCGGGTTGGGCACCTACGCCACGTCCGGGGCCGTCTTCGACCTGCTCCTCCTGCTCGGCATCGGCGTCCTCGGCTTCTTCATGCGCCGCTTCGACTACCCGCTGGCCCCGCTCATGATCGGTATGGTGCTCGGCCCGCTCGCCGAAGGATCGTTGCGCGACGCGCTGCTCGCCTCGGTCGGCGACCCGCGGATCCTCGTCTCGAGCCCCATCACGATCGTGATCTACGCCCTGCTCGTGGTGGTCGTCGGGCTGGCGGTCCGCAACGCCGTCCGCAAGCGGGCCCGCAGCAGGGCCTGA
- a CDS encoding tripartite tricarboxylate transporter TctB family protein yields the protein MSDMDTTTPTGQSGQAPVGPSVPERSGGRFAIVMPAVVGAFSLFLLVGALLLDADAAEFPGPRFVPLIVGSVGLALSVILAIGVLRESRAAREVARDEDTGEPEHRTDWVAVGWVVGGFAAFAVLLPWLGWILAAALLFWCSSRGFGSRRPGLDALIALFLSSAIYLIFSTGLGLVLPSGILGGGF from the coding sequence ATGAGCGACATGGACACGACCACGCCCACGGGGCAGAGCGGGCAGGCGCCCGTCGGCCCGTCGGTGCCCGAGCGCTCCGGTGGCCGGTTCGCGATCGTCATGCCGGCCGTGGTCGGGGCCTTCAGCCTCTTCCTGCTCGTCGGCGCGCTGCTGCTCGACGCCGACGCGGCGGAGTTCCCCGGCCCCCGGTTCGTCCCGCTCATCGTCGGCTCGGTCGGGCTCGCGCTCTCGGTCATCCTCGCCATCGGCGTGCTCCGGGAGTCCAGGGCGGCGCGCGAGGTCGCCAGAGACGAGGACACCGGCGAGCCGGAGCACCGCACGGACTGGGTCGCCGTGGGCTGGGTGGTCGGAGGCTTCGCCGCCTTCGCGGTGCTGCTGCCCTGGCTCGGCTGGATCCTCGCGGCGGCGCTGCTCTTCTGGTGCTCCTCGCGCGGCTTCGGCTCCCGCCGGCCGGGCCTCGACGCACTCATCGCCCTCTTCCTCAGCTCGGCGATCTACCTGATCTTCTCAACCGGACTCGGGCTCGTCCTGCCCTCCGGCATCCTGGGAGGTGGCTTCTGA
- a CDS encoding tripartite tricarboxylate transporter substrate binding protein: MSDAAAGSAEPASTPTRRRALTLGFAALAVPVIGAAGYQSVRAASGGTNIRANLTLVAPAAAGGGWDAFQRELQQAMRANQLVGNVQVLNIPGAGGTIAIGSVSRLNRPTTLMVGGTGQIAAQIQFGTPSQIHDVTPIARVIEEYDLIAVPADGPYDDLDSLITAWREDTPNVAWTGGGSFDQLVATDLALNADVPTGDITYIPSDGGGEAIQALLNGTAQATAGGFADIYPQVESGRLRALGLVAPQPLEGVDLPTLPDLGYDVTLTNWRALFAPPVVTQEQVAEYEVLLEESFATPEWQEAVQRNNWVEVPLQGEELRDYIDSEIERISGLFAEIEG, from the coding sequence ATGAGCGACGCTGCAGCGGGGTCCGCAGAGCCCGCCTCAACGCCGACCCGGCGACGCGCCCTGACGCTGGGCTTCGCCGCGCTGGCCGTGCCCGTCATCGGTGCCGCGGGCTACCAGTCGGTCCGGGCAGCCTCCGGCGGCACCAACATCCGCGCCAACCTCACCCTGGTCGCCCCGGCGGCCGCCGGTGGCGGGTGGGACGCCTTCCAGCGCGAGCTGCAGCAGGCGATGCGCGCCAACCAGCTCGTGGGCAACGTGCAGGTCCTCAACATCCCCGGGGCGGGCGGGACCATCGCCATCGGCAGCGTGTCCCGGCTGAACCGTCCCACCACCCTCATGGTCGGCGGCACCGGGCAGATCGCCGCGCAGATCCAGTTCGGCACCCCCTCGCAGATCCACGACGTCACCCCGATCGCGCGGGTCATCGAGGAGTACGACCTCATCGCCGTCCCCGCCGACGGGCCCTACGACGACCTCGACTCCCTCATCACCGCCTGGCGCGAGGACACCCCCAACGTGGCGTGGACCGGCGGCGGGTCCTTCGACCAGCTGGTCGCGACCGACCTGGCCCTCAACGCCGACGTCCCGACGGGTGACATCACCTACATCCCCTCCGACGGCGGCGGCGAGGCGATCCAGGCGCTGCTCAACGGCACGGCGCAGGCGACGGCCGGTGGCTTCGCCGACATCTACCCCCAGGTCGAGTCTGGCCGCCTACGCGCTCTGGGTCTCGTCGCGCCGCAACCGCTGGAGGGCGTCGACCTCCCGACGCTGCCCGACCTCGGATACGACGTCACGCTCACCAACTGGCGGGCGCTCTTCGCGCCGCCGGTGGTGACGCAGGAGCAGGTCGCGGAGTATGAGGTGCTGCTCGAGGAGTCCTTCGCCACGCCGGAGTGGCAGGAGGCGGTGCAGCGCAACAACTGGGTCGAGGTGCCGCTGCAGGGCGAGGAGCTGCGCGACTACATCGACTCCGAGATCGAGCGGATCTCGGGCCTCTTCGCGGAGATCGAGGGATGA